Proteins encoded by one window of Streptomyces sp. NBC_01571:
- a CDS encoding ABC transporter ATP-binding protein has product MSVPAARDGAPQPAAPPELDYNGRKHRRAMDDATLWDMARRIPRALVQTARLAWSVDRRMAATIVVCQLLSGVATAVMLGAVARALPRLTTSDPRDGLAHAWPALVVAIVAMSGGAALWILADWATRRLNPKIASAADLTLVDLHMRAELSAYDTEGFSDRSQAAEIGSLRAVDLADDAKTLTNGLVQLVSAATVLTSLHPLLLGVLLLSVVPRGMGGVIAARIDYRVHDRTLSARNVRGMMRWWLTTADLADELRANTMRPYLHYWYRTMCDRVEGRELEGARPYLLVTLLAASLAGAFTLGMWASLAALVLAGAMTAALAGTAVVASQTAGRALNSIVRYGAVMFHHGLYLNDYYTFVDEVGSMVTARGTTRVEAPRQIRFEGAGYTYPSKDAPALHPVDLTLHRGEVVALVGENGAGKSTLIRLLTGLTTAGEGTVRWDDTDLATADAESVWRHVGLVPQRTGRWPLSARENITLGQPREDGDGRIWAVANRVGMDTTLRGLPGRLDTLLARSVWGGHELSGGQWQRLACARAMYREPAVLVLDEPTSEMDARGEHTIFRELREMAPDRITIVVTHRLDNVRMADRVIVLDQGRIREQGRFEDLVATEGSLLGELHALAQDR; this is encoded by the coding sequence ATGTCCGTACCCGCGGCACGAGACGGGGCTCCGCAGCCGGCCGCACCGCCCGAACTCGACTACAACGGGCGCAAGCACCGGCGCGCCATGGACGACGCGACACTGTGGGACATGGCCCGCCGGATCCCCCGGGCCCTCGTACAGACGGCCCGGCTCGCCTGGTCCGTCGACCGGCGCATGGCGGCCACGATCGTCGTCTGCCAGCTGCTGTCCGGCGTGGCGACGGCGGTGATGCTCGGCGCAGTCGCCCGGGCCCTGCCACGGCTGACCACCTCCGACCCACGGGACGGGCTGGCGCACGCGTGGCCGGCCCTGGTCGTCGCGATCGTGGCGATGTCCGGCGGCGCGGCCCTGTGGATCCTCGCCGACTGGGCGACCCGGCGACTGAACCCGAAGATCGCCTCGGCCGCCGACCTCACCCTGGTCGACCTCCACATGCGCGCCGAACTCTCCGCCTACGACACCGAGGGTTTCAGCGACCGCAGCCAGGCGGCGGAGATCGGGTCGCTGCGGGCCGTGGATCTCGCCGACGACGCGAAGACCCTCACCAACGGACTCGTCCAGCTGGTCTCCGCGGCGACCGTCCTCACCTCGCTGCACCCGCTGCTGCTGGGTGTGCTCCTGCTGTCCGTGGTCCCGCGCGGGATGGGCGGGGTGATCGCGGCGCGCATCGACTACCGCGTCCACGACCGCACGCTCTCCGCCCGCAACGTACGCGGCATGATGCGCTGGTGGCTGACCACCGCCGATCTCGCCGACGAGCTGCGCGCCAACACCATGCGCCCGTACCTGCATTACTGGTACCGGACGATGTGCGACCGGGTCGAGGGCCGCGAGCTCGAGGGCGCCCGTCCGTATCTGCTCGTGACTCTGCTGGCCGCGTCACTGGCGGGGGCGTTCACCCTCGGCATGTGGGCCTCTCTCGCCGCTCTGGTGCTCGCCGGCGCGATGACGGCGGCACTCGCGGGCACGGCCGTCGTGGCCTCACAGACCGCGGGGCGCGCGCTCAACTCGATCGTGCGGTACGGGGCGGTGATGTTCCACCACGGCCTCTATTTGAACGACTACTACACCTTCGTCGACGAGGTCGGGTCCATGGTCACGGCCCGCGGCACGACGCGGGTCGAGGCGCCGAGGCAGATCCGGTTCGAGGGCGCCGGCTACACCTACCCCTCCAAGGACGCACCGGCCCTGCACCCGGTCGATCTCACCCTCCACCGCGGGGAGGTCGTCGCCCTGGTCGGCGAGAACGGTGCCGGCAAGTCCACCCTGATCAGATTGCTCACCGGACTGACCACGGCCGGCGAGGGCACGGTCCGGTGGGACGACACCGACCTGGCCACCGCGGACGCGGAATCGGTGTGGCGGCACGTGGGTCTCGTCCCGCAGCGGACCGGGCGCTGGCCCCTGTCGGCAAGGGAGAACATCACCCTCGGCCAGCCGCGCGAGGACGGCGACGGCCGGATCTGGGCGGTCGCGAACCGGGTCGGCATGGACACCACCCTGCGTGGCCTGCCCGGCCGGCTGGACACCCTGCTGGCCCGCTCCGTGTGGGGCGGGCACGAACTGTCCGGCGGCCAGTGGCAGCGGCTGGCCTGTGCGCGGGCGATGTACCGGGAGCCGGCCGTCCTCGTCCTGGACGAGCCGACCAGCGAGATGGACGCGCGAGGCGAGCACACGATCTTCCGCGAACTGCGCGAGATGGCTCCGGACCGCATCACGATCGTGGTCACGCACCGGCTCGACAACGTGCGGATGGCCGACCGGGTCATCGTGCTCGATCAGGGCCGCATCCGCGAACAGGGCCGCTTCGAGGACCTCGTCGCCACCGAGGGCAGTCTCCTGGGCGAACTTCACGCCCTCGCCCAGGACCGCTGA
- a CDS encoding aldo/keto reductase, translating into MSIKPLLPGSLGFGTAPLGNMFRAIPEEEAAATVEAAWDQGIRYFDTAPFYGAGLSETRLGDVLARHPRDEFVLSTKVGRVILDEVEDPSARDLGEKGGLFEHGRPNKMVNDYSADATLRSIEDSLKRLRTDRLDIVWVHDVAQDFYGDEWLAAYESARTGAFRVLQGLREEGVIKAWGLGVNRVEPLELTLDLDEPKPDAFLLAGRYTLLDHERALQRLLPAAAAQDVDIVVGGPYSSGILAGGTHFEYQQAPAHIIDKVERIKALAERHRVGVKAAALQFSLAHPATTAAIPGATRPGRIAEDIAALTERIPAAFWADLRAERLVAQDAPVPAAA; encoded by the coding sequence ATGAGCATCAAGCCCCTGCTGCCCGGCTCACTCGGCTTCGGCACCGCACCGCTCGGCAACATGTTCCGCGCCATCCCGGAAGAGGAGGCGGCGGCCACCGTCGAGGCCGCCTGGGACCAGGGCATCCGCTACTTCGACACCGCGCCCTTCTACGGCGCGGGCCTCTCCGAGACCCGGCTCGGCGACGTACTGGCCCGGCACCCCCGTGACGAGTTCGTGCTGAGCACCAAGGTCGGCCGCGTCATCCTGGACGAGGTCGAGGACCCGTCCGCCCGCGACCTCGGCGAGAAGGGCGGCCTCTTCGAACACGGCCGCCCGAACAAGATGGTCAACGACTACTCGGCCGACGCCACTCTCCGCTCCATCGAGGACAGCCTCAAGCGGCTGCGGACGGACCGTCTCGACATCGTGTGGGTGCACGACGTCGCGCAGGACTTCTACGGAGACGAGTGGCTGGCCGCCTACGAGAGCGCGCGCACCGGTGCCTTCCGTGTCCTGCAGGGGCTTCGCGAGGAAGGCGTCATCAAGGCATGGGGGCTGGGCGTCAACCGGGTGGAACCCCTGGAGCTCACCCTCGACCTGGACGAACCGAAGCCCGACGCCTTCCTCCTCGCGGGCCGGTACACCCTCCTCGACCACGAGCGGGCCCTGCAGCGCCTGCTCCCGGCCGCCGCGGCCCAGGACGTCGACATCGTGGTCGGCGGCCCGTACAGCTCCGGAATCCTCGCCGGAGGTACCCACTTCGAGTACCAGCAGGCGCCCGCGCACATCATCGACAAGGTGGAGCGCATCAAGGCGCTGGCCGAGCGGCACCGGGTGGGTGTCAAGGCCGCCGCGCTGCAGTTCTCCCTCGCCCATCCGGCGACGACGGCCGCCATCCCCGGAGCCACCAGGCCCGGTCGCATCGCGGAGGACATCGCCGCTCTGACCGAGAGGATCCCCGCCGCGTTCTGGGCGGACCTGCGCGCGGAGCGACTGGTGGCACAGGACGCTCCCGTACCCGCCGCCGCCTGA
- a CDS encoding aminoglycoside phosphotransferase family protein: protein MTDSTMPAPALLAWAGKELGVPVSVTADAPHPRRTPCGNSRGNPRVWVLRRPDGALFHLKVSPQPLAYERETLALRHAVPALGAGRAPQLRASNPEHLALLLTTVPGRPLRQLAVSPAGEVRAHRQGGVLLARLHEAGDLSGPRRTEAERALWAAADCAGPLLRRAGDRITTAEHRYVRDLTERLRILPPLPLAFVHGAARPRNLLWSRSTEQAGWIGFERARFAAAVQDFVQMSCGVWADRPDLRAACFQGYGRRLLPEERHALKALAALDAVSCLVRGPALADHEITARGRRTLDRLMAGVFV, encoded by the coding sequence GTGACCGACTCGACCATGCCCGCGCCGGCCCTGCTCGCCTGGGCCGGCAAGGAACTCGGCGTACCGGTCTCCGTCACCGCGGACGCCCCGCACCCCCGCCGGACCCCCTGTGGGAACTCCCGTGGGAATCCCCGTGTCTGGGTTCTCCGCCGTCCTGACGGGGCCCTGTTCCACCTGAAGGTCTCGCCCCAGCCCCTGGCGTACGAAAGGGAGACCCTCGCCCTGCGCCACGCGGTCCCGGCCCTCGGTGCCGGCCGCGCGCCGCAGCTGCGCGCCTCGAACCCCGAGCACCTGGCCCTGTTGCTGACCACCGTCCCGGGCCGCCCGCTCCGGCAGCTGGCCGTCTCCCCCGCAGGGGAGGTCCGGGCGCACCGCCAGGGCGGAGTTCTGCTGGCCCGGCTGCACGAGGCCGGCGACCTGTCCGGGCCCCGGCGTACGGAGGCCGAGCGGGCCCTGTGGGCCGCGGCCGACTGCGCCGGCCCGCTGCTGCGGCGGGCCGGCGACCGGATCACGACTGCGGAGCACCGATACGTGCGCGATCTGACCGAGCGACTGCGCATCCTTCCGCCCCTGCCGCTCGCCTTCGTCCACGGTGCCGCCAGGCCCCGCAACCTCCTGTGGTCCCGGTCCACGGAGCAGGCCGGCTGGATCGGCTTCGAGCGGGCCCGGTTCGCCGCCGCGGTGCAGGACTTCGTCCAGATGAGCTGTGGGGTCTGGGCTGACCGGCCCGACCTGCGGGCCGCGTGCTTCCAGGGATACGGCCGCCGCCTGCTTCCCGAGGAGCGGCACGCGCTGAAGGCTCTGGCCGCCCTCGACGCGGTGAGCTGTCTGGTCCGGGGCCCCGCGCTCGCCGATCACGAGATCACGGCGCGGGGACGGCGCACCCTGGACCGGCTCATGGCGGGGGTGTTCGTATGA
- a CDS encoding LysR substrate-binding domain-containing protein, whose protein sequence is MLDLRQLRYFVAVAEAEHVGRAAERLHISQSPLSRQIAQLEKNLGLTLFERSQQRIRLTSDGRVFLTEAQALLRHADRLENLGRRLGRGEEGGLCIGYVADAMHTGILPSALRTLRDRRPGIHVALYDQESAEQFEGLRQRSLDIALVRTPPPEDDPDLNSAPLLRDPLLLVLPAGHPLAEQQELTPDALDGQPWIAVGDAPDPAWRDTFVASCVASGFTPDIRLDAADPLTALGLVASGLGLALIQKSMVRGTSDGVAIRELPWYGGSVQLWAAWHRVDLRPVVAEFRETVLMGRGDA, encoded by the coding sequence ATGCTTGACCTGCGACAACTCCGCTACTTCGTCGCCGTCGCCGAGGCCGAACACGTCGGTCGCGCCGCCGAGCGACTGCACATCTCCCAGTCACCCCTCAGCCGGCAGATCGCCCAGCTGGAGAAGAACCTGGGACTCACCCTCTTCGAACGCAGCCAGCAGCGCATCCGGCTGACCTCCGACGGCCGGGTCTTCCTGACCGAGGCGCAGGCCCTGCTGCGCCACGCCGACCGGCTGGAGAACCTCGGCCGACGGCTCGGCCGCGGCGAGGAGGGCGGCCTGTGCATCGGGTACGTGGCCGACGCGATGCACACGGGCATCCTGCCCTCCGCCCTGCGCACGCTGCGTGACCGGCGTCCGGGCATTCACGTCGCGCTGTACGACCAGGAGTCGGCCGAGCAGTTCGAGGGTCTGCGGCAGCGCAGCCTGGACATCGCGCTGGTGCGCACCCCGCCGCCCGAGGACGACCCGGACCTGAACTCGGCCCCGTTGCTTCGGGATCCGCTGCTGCTCGTGCTGCCCGCCGGACATCCGCTCGCCGAGCAGCAGGAGTTGACACCGGACGCCCTCGACGGGCAGCCGTGGATCGCGGTGGGCGATGCCCCGGACCCGGCCTGGCGCGACACGTTCGTCGCGTCGTGCGTCGCCTCCGGCTTCACGCCCGACATCCGCCTCGACGCGGCCGATCCCCTCACCGCGCTGGGCCTGGTCGCCTCCGGCCTCGGTCTCGCCCTCATCCAGAAGAGCATGGTGCGCGGCACCTCCGACGGCGTCGCGATACGCGAACTGCCCTGGTACGGAGGGTCTGTTCAACTGTGGGCGGCGTGGCACCGGGTCGATCTCCGGCCCGTGGTGGCCGAGTTCCGCGAGACGGTCCTGATGGGACGGGGTGACGCGTGA